One window from the genome of Anolis sagrei isolate rAnoSag1 chromosome 4, rAnoSag1.mat, whole genome shotgun sequence encodes:
- the TRAF3IP3 gene encoding TRAF3-interacting JNK-activating modulator: protein MMSRICQSCVQRSPHPESYEEKYERLQERHEIQLKRKGWTISHLKDKHQRKGTDMQLQNPRQKEFFRRRNVRMEELGITELQPLPDTKTSLITEESWSNQIILLHHKAIQCDLRDTFVDSKLDSSSVNKPTVEVSKNSRGTQTTVESSAIKKDSSQQTDCETKVFDKEVTQLSIYIEEALYRELLLKRKMVNLQGLLSNLYQVAEKSWKDHLNEDKLKDRVDNLANQLLICSQRYSKRNLQRVILDLEDQKQNYQRKTKESLQKLLEEKLKLERQLENVQRTLAIVQDECTLWKEQCSILKQDWSHHPGKYAEQENKLFILENKLQQSETWNSQMHQNLQDLESSEHTSLPAKPDDVKEDKRLAVENFSAMENRLQTQEKEGPSLKATIKCLHDVMHSQSKEITIQQDELQKTG, encoded by the exons ATGATGTCTAGAATTTGCCAGTCATGTGTCCAGCGCAGTCCTCATCCTGAGAGTTATGAAGAAAAATATGAGCGCCTGCAGGAGAGGCATGAAATCCAGCTTAAAAGGAAAGGTTGGACTATATCCCATCTTAAGGATAAACaccaaaggaaagggactgaTATGCAACTCCAAAACCCACGACAAAAAGAATTTTTCAGGAGGAGGAATGTAAGAATGGAAGAGCTTGGAATAACAGAACTTCAGCCACTTCCTGACACCAAAACATCTTTGATCACTGAG GAGTCTTGGAGTAATCAGATCATTCTACTTCAtcacaaggctattcagtgcgaCCTCCGTGATACTTTTGTAGATAGCAAATTGGACTCCTCATCTGTAAACAAGCCCACCGTGGAAGTTTCTAAAAACTCTAGAG GAACACAAACCACTGTGGAATCCAGTGCAATAAAGAAAGACTCAAGCCAACAGACAGA ctgTGAAACCAAAGTTTTTGATAAG gAAGTGACTCAGCTTTCTATCTACATTGAA GAGGCACTATATCGAGAACTACTGCTGAAACGGAAAATGGTGAATTTACAGGGGCTTCTATCCAACTTATATCAAGTAGCAGAAAAATCTTGGAAG GATCACTTAAACGAAGACAAACTCAAGGACAGAGTGGATAATTTGGCAAATCAGCTTCTGATTTGCTCTCAG AGGTACTCAAAGCGGAACTTACAAAGAGTTATTCTGGATCTCGAAGATCAAAAGCAGAACTATCAGCGGAAAACGAAAGAGTCTCTACAGAAGTTGCTTGAAGAGAAACTGAAACTAGAAAGACAACTTGAGAATGTCCAG AGAACCTTAGCTATTGTACAGGATGAGTGTACCCTTTGGAAAGAACAGTGCAGCATATTAAAGCAAGACTGGAGCCACCACCCTGGCAAGTATGCCGAACAAGAAAATAAGCTTTTCATCTTGGAAAACAAACTTCAG CAATCAGAGACTTGGAACTCTCAGATGCACCAAAACCTGCAGGACTTGGAGAGTAGTGAACACACAAGTCTGCCTGCAAAACCTGATGATGTCAAAGAAGACAAGAGGCTTGCAGTGGAGAACTTCAGTGCCATGGAAA ACAGACTGCAAACTCAAGAAAAAGAGGGCCCCTCTCTGAAAGCAACAATTAAATGTTTGCATG ATGTGATGCACAGTCAATCCAAGGAAATTACGATTCAGCAAGATGAACTGCAAAAGACAGGTTAA